A single Arachidicoccus sp. BS20 DNA region contains:
- a CDS encoding BamA/TamA family outer membrane protein has translation MKILFKKNAVYLSMITAFCLYTNVSFSQDTSWVKKLMHRYLSNEKDTVRKNSFFPFPVGSIAPETGLEYGFTAIYSFYTDKLDKETRVSTLNFLGTHTTKNQTSLKLLADVWSKQNKYHYYAEFRYQNYPYDFYGIGAHTVAADKDVVNEKRGLAIVAVDKKIVRHYYIGLRSGFEKYAYHNMDAGGTLASGDYYGKYGGKQVYFGIEQIYDSRNNVTYTTNGLYGKVSFNYTPDFFGGNNFHGSFINFDGRYFTPVSSKITLAFNGIYREISGKDVPFYLLPKLGGEDMMRGYYQGRFRDKNMLAAQAEFRYRFIPRFAAVAFGGYGTVYGQENFSFGILKPSYGIGIRYFFDLSKDLTMRLDYGVGQKLPNEKRLSGVYFSMNEAF, from the coding sequence TTGAAAATATTATTTAAAAAGAATGCAGTTTATCTCTCAATGATAACTGCATTTTGCTTATATACAAATGTTTCTTTTTCGCAAGATACTTCCTGGGTAAAAAAGCTGATGCACCGGTATCTGTCCAACGAAAAAGATACGGTAAGGAAAAATTCTTTCTTCCCTTTTCCCGTGGGATCCATTGCGCCGGAAACAGGCTTGGAATATGGCTTTACCGCTATTTATTCTTTTTATACAGACAAGCTGGATAAAGAAACCCGCGTATCTACCCTGAATTTTTTGGGCACACACACCACTAAAAATCAGACCTCTCTGAAATTGCTTGCAGACGTGTGGAGCAAACAGAACAAGTATCATTATTATGCAGAATTCCGTTATCAAAATTACCCTTACGACTTTTACGGAATTGGCGCCCATACCGTCGCAGCCGACAAAGATGTGGTTAATGAAAAACGTGGACTCGCAATTGTTGCAGTGGATAAAAAAATTGTACGGCATTACTATATTGGGCTAAGGAGTGGTTTTGAAAAATACGCATACCATAATATGGATGCAGGTGGCACACTCGCTTCAGGAGATTATTACGGTAAATACGGCGGCAAGCAAGTTTATTTTGGTATTGAACAAATATATGATTCGCGCAACAATGTTACTTATACGACAAACGGTTTATACGGAAAAGTCTCATTTAATTATACACCTGATTTTTTCGGTGGGAATAATTTTCATGGAAGCTTTATCAATTTTGATGGCAGATATTTTACGCCTGTCAGCTCAAAAATAACTTTGGCATTCAATGGAATATACCGGGAAATTTCGGGTAAAGATGTCCCCTTTTATTTGCTGCCGAAGCTGGGTGGCGAAGATATGATGCGCGGTTATTATCAAGGGCGGTTCAGAGACAAAAATATGCTGGCTGCGCAAGCCGAATTTCGTTACCGTTTTATTCCACGCTTTGCAGCGGTCGCATTTGGCGGTTATGGTACGGTTTACGGGCAGGAAAATTTTTCCTTCGGAATATTAAAACCAAGTTACGGAATAGGCATTCGGTATTTCTTTGATTTAAGCAAAGATTTAACCATGCGGCTGGATTACGGCGTAGGACAAAAGCTGCCAAATGAAAAACGTTTGTCCGGTGTTTATTTTTCCATGAATGAAGCGTTTTAA
- a CDS encoding NAD-dependent epimerase/dehydratase family protein, producing the protein MNTQQSKEIILVTGASGLVGSHILQELKSSNAHIIAVCRNIPENADERFEWESCDILDVIALENLFHGVDKIYHCAAVVSFDPKKKKELFQINVEGTANVVNAALNCGVKKLLHVSSVAAIGESKGEDKVVQEDLEWKDECATDYGKSKHLAEMEVWRGLSEGLNAVIINPTIILGCADWNSGSTEIFKTVYEEFPYYTEGVHGFVDAQDVARAAVMLMNSDVQAQRFILNGANISYKDLFLKIANAFDKKPPHKKVTKLLAEIVWRVSYFKGKITGKPSILNKNSARIALANIQFDNRKLFKYFPDFQYTAVDVSVERICKALKGVYHLE; encoded by the coding sequence TTGAATACGCAACAATCAAAAGAAATCATTCTTGTTACAGGCGCAAGCGGACTCGTGGGGTCGCATATTTTACAGGAATTAAAATCGTCGAATGCACATATTATCGCGGTTTGCAGAAATATTCCCGAAAATGCAGACGAAAGATTTGAATGGGAAAGTTGTGATATTTTGGATGTGATTGCATTGGAAAATTTGTTTCACGGCGTTGATAAAATTTATCATTGCGCAGCTGTAGTTTCTTTTGACCCGAAAAAGAAAAAGGAGCTTTTTCAAATAAATGTTGAAGGCACGGCAAATGTGGTAAACGCGGCGTTGAATTGCGGCGTGAAAAAATTATTGCACGTAAGTTCTGTTGCAGCAATCGGCGAATCGAAGGGCGAAGATAAAGTTGTGCAAGAAGATTTGGAATGGAAAGATGAATGCGCAACCGATTATGGTAAAAGCAAACATCTCGCCGAAATGGAAGTGTGGCGCGGCTTGAGCGAAGGCTTGAACGCTGTAATTATTAATCCGACGATAATTTTAGGTTGTGCAGATTGGAACAGCGGTTCAACCGAAATTTTCAAAACCGTATATGAAGAATTTCCTTATTACACCGAAGGTGTTCACGGTTTTGTAGATGCACAAGATGTCGCCCGGGCGGCTGTAATGCTGATGAACAGTGATGTTCAAGCACAGCGTTTTATTTTAAACGGGGCAAATATTTCTTACAAAGATTTATTTCTCAAAATTGCAAATGCCTTCGACAAGAAACCGCCACATAAAAAAGTAACCAAGCTGCTTGCAGAAATTGTGTGGCGCGTAAGTTACTTCAAAGGGAAAATTACAGGCAAGCCTTCTATCTTAAATAAAAATTCTGCGCGCATTGCGTTGGCAAATATCCAGTTTGACAACCGGAAATTATTTAAGTATTTTCCTGATTTTCAATATACTGCCGTCGATGTTTCAGTAGAGCGTATCTGCAAAGCTTTGAAAGGTGTATATCATTTGGAATAG
- a CDS encoding ankyrin repeat domain-containing protein, with the protein MSKSGRPKKSDPKVDELRNNIHQEKYEIAKQTLKEFGINITDSYNRTTLINAVIEQKIDFINWLIENNADLNLKDNLGYTALHFVGQEKLIDIGKLLLSKGANVNITDKHGNTPLWTSVFNARGNFEIVKLFLEYGANTEIINNYGRSSKSLFEQIYKTSIDNLLK; encoded by the coding sequence ATGTCAAAGTCAGGAAGACCAAAAAAATCCGACCCAAAAGTTGATGAATTAAGAAATAATATTCATCAAGAAAAATACGAAATTGCCAAACAAACCCTAAAAGAATTTGGTATAAACATTACTGACAGCTACAACAGAACTACATTAATCAATGCTGTTATTGAACAAAAAATTGATTTTATTAATTGGCTAATCGAAAACAATGCAGATTTGAATTTAAAAGACAATCTTGGCTATACGGCATTACATTTTGTAGGGCAAGAAAAATTAATTGATATTGGAAAATTACTTCTGAGTAAAGGCGCAAATGTCAACATCACAGATAAACACGGCAATACTCCATTATGGACTTCGGTATTTAATGCGCGTGGAAATTTTGAAATAGTAAAGTTGTTTCTTGAATATGGAGCGAATACAGAAATTATAAATAATTATGGTAGAAGTTCCAAAAGTTTGTTTGAACAAATCTACAAAACAAGTATTGACAACCTATTGAAATAA
- a CDS encoding MerR family transcriptional regulator — MSLFDFGGEQPKEEKKEKTDKTDKIPETFSGEPLFPKDGETRAEIPAAPDFSVDFIVEELEETIQQENEQKEESLVFSDDKIGVKIKSLNQSKETKIEQEPIVETKEAEEKIIPKKRGRKSFKEIDNEVDLINVPSDEELFQKQYYPISVVAKWFRVNTSLLRFWENQFKILKPKKNKKGDRFFRPEDVKNLQTIYYLLRQKKLTIDGANKHLKAHKQHTEENLQLIQSLNNFKSFLLELKANT; from the coding sequence TTGTCTTTATTCGATTTCGGCGGCGAACAGCCCAAAGAAGAAAAGAAAGAAAAAACAGATAAAACGGATAAAATTCCTGAGACTTTTTCCGGAGAACCGCTGTTCCCGAAAGATGGGGAAACAAGGGCTGAAATACCTGCGGCGCCTGATTTTTCAGTAGATTTTATTGTAGAAGAATTAGAGGAAACTATTCAACAAGAAAATGAGCAAAAAGAAGAAAGCCTTGTTTTCTCAGATGATAAAATAGGTGTGAAAATAAAATCGCTCAATCAGTCTAAAGAGACAAAAATTGAGCAGGAACCGATTGTTGAAACTAAAGAAGCAGAAGAAAAAATTATTCCTAAAAAACGCGGCAGAAAATCATTTAAAGAAATTGACAATGAAGTTGATTTAATCAATGTTCCGAGCGATGAAGAATTGTTTCAAAAACAATATTATCCTATTAGTGTCGTTGCAAAATGGTTTCGCGTAAACACTTCGCTGCTGCGTTTTTGGGAAAATCAATTCAAGATTTTAAAACCGAAAAAAAATAAAAAAGGCGACCGTTTTTTTCGTCCGGAAGATGTAAAGAATTTGCAGACTATATATTATTTGCTTCGCCAGAAAAAACTCACAATCGACGGTGCCAATAAACATCTGAAGGCTCACAAGCAACACACGGAAGAAAACCTCCAATTGATTCAGTCATTGAATAATTTTAAAAGTTTTTTGTTGGAATTGAAAGCAAACACATGA
- a CDS encoding DegT/DnrJ/EryC1/StrS family aminotransferase — translation MPGFELFGEQERKEVNEVLETGILMRYGFDGARKGRWKAKELEQEICSQLSVNHAQLVSSGTAALTTALAVLGIGAGDEVIMPTFTFVASFEAVLSVGAVPVLVDVDETLTLNPEAVRAAITPATKCVMPVHMCGAPADLDALKAICEQHSLLLLEDACQSLGAKYKGKYVGTIGDAGAYSFDFVKTVTCGEGGAVVTNDAQTYTALDAYSDHGHDHKGVDRGADLHPFLGYNFRISELHAAVGLAQMRRLNEFLSLQKKNHAIVKEILSTIPQISFRKIPDESGDSCGSVSWFLPSEEKAKALVTKLKAENILAGNFYWYDNNWHYIRNWHHLKNLSTYNKLNPEQIDALERLSSRDFSASDTIMSRCITTNISLTWTEEQAKEKADKLKAAIESVF, via the coding sequence ATGCCCGGCTTTGAATTATTTGGCGAACAGGAAAGAAAAGAAGTAAACGAAGTTTTAGAAACAGGAATACTTATGCGTTACGGTTTCGACGGCGCACGCAAAGGCAGATGGAAAGCGAAAGAACTCGAACAGGAAATCTGCAGTCAGCTCAGCGTAAATCATGCACAGTTAGTATCAAGCGGAACGGCAGCGCTGACAACAGCTTTGGCTGTTCTCGGTATAGGCGCCGGCGATGAAGTGATAATGCCTACGTTCACTTTTGTAGCAAGTTTTGAAGCTGTGTTGAGTGTAGGCGCAGTTCCTGTTTTGGTGGATGTAGATGAAACATTAACCTTAAATCCAGAAGCTGTTCGCGCGGCAATTACACCTGCGACAAAATGCGTAATGCCCGTTCACATGTGCGGTGCGCCGGCGGATTTGGATGCGCTGAAAGCAATTTGCGAGCAGCATAGTTTGTTGTTGTTGGAAGATGCTTGTCAAAGTCTCGGTGCGAAATACAAGGGGAAATATGTAGGCACCATCGGCGATGCAGGTGCCTATTCTTTCGACTTTGTAAAAACCGTTACTTGCGGCGAAGGCGGTGCAGTAGTTACCAACGATGCACAAACTTACACGGCACTTGATGCGTACAGCGACCACGGACACGACCATAAAGGCGTGGACAGAGGCGCAGACCTGCATCCTTTTCTCGGATATAATTTCAGAATCTCTGAACTGCACGCAGCTGTTGGTTTGGCGCAGATGAGAAGACTAAACGAATTTCTTTCTTTGCAGAAAAAAAATCACGCAATTGTAAAAGAAATTTTATCAACTATTCCGCAAATCTCTTTCAGAAAAATCCCAGATGAAAGCGGCGACAGTTGCGGCTCTGTGAGTTGGTTTTTACCTTCGGAAGAGAAAGCGAAAGCTTTAGTTACGAAGCTGAAAGCGGAAAATATTTTGGCAGGAAATTTTTATTGGTACGATAATAACTGGCATTACATCCGCAACTGGCATCACTTAAAAAACCTTTCTACCTATAATAAATTAAATCCTGAACAGATTGATGCTTTGGAAAGATTATCATCGCGGGATTTTTCCGCAAGCGATACCATAATGTCGCGCTGCATTACGACAAACATCAGTCTTACATGGACAGAAGAGCAGGCGAAAGAAAAAGCGGATAAACTGAAAGCAGCAATTGAAAGCGTATTTTAA
- a CDS encoding peptide MFS transporter — protein MAQDLTLDQIQNFKGKYPKQIWYMFLVEMWERFCFYGMRGVLTIFMIDHLRGGLGLAEKSANLQYGTIQAFVYAFTFLGGMFADKILGFKRSLVFGALVMIAGNFIIAANPHDWFYLGITCSVIGTGFFKPNITSMVGWLYKDGDVRRDAGFSLFYSGINLGALFGGIVCVYLGKSPDFGWSYAFIASGTVMIVGLITFLLTKKFIKPIGNKPGTNENLHVVDINDTLQKVEIDTPVKNSNPAWKEYAVYAGGIIAIPIILLLIKNASFTSVFMYSLAIVAVLYFLFEVFRQKEEGAKSKLFAAFIFIFFYFVFETFFEQAGGSLAIFAEKNLSHKLLGFITLDPNMVNNSANSFFIIFLGLVAGMVWLWMSKRKAEPNTINKFGISFLFMAASYFFFFYLRYTANAQGTEASLGIFTFAYLLISIAEICLSPIGMSIVTKLSPKKLQGVMIGMWFLASAYGQYGAGLLGAAMSSGGSTTTNYDRLLSYTDGYKQMAYICVAAGILLIVCAPLIKKLMRGVR, from the coding sequence ATGGCTCAAGACCTGACTTTAGACCAAATACAAAACTTCAAAGGGAAATATCCCAAGCAAATCTGGTATATGTTTCTCGTAGAAATGTGGGAACGTTTTTGCTTTTACGGAATGCGTGGCGTACTTACCATTTTTATGATTGACCATTTGCGCGGCGGACTTGGGCTTGCCGAAAAATCTGCAAATCTCCAGTATGGCACTATTCAGGCTTTTGTATATGCGTTTACTTTTTTAGGTGGAATGTTTGCCGATAAAATTTTAGGCTTCAAGCGCTCACTCGTTTTCGGTGCGCTTGTGATGATTGCGGGAAACTTTATCATAGCAGCAAATCCGCACGATTGGTTTTATCTTGGAATTACTTGCAGCGTTATAGGAACAGGATTTTTTAAACCGAATATTACCTCAATGGTCGGTTGGCTCTACAAAGATGGCGATGTGCGGCGCGATGCGGGTTTCAGTCTTTTTTATTCCGGTATTAATTTAGGTGCACTGTTTGGCGGCATTGTTTGTGTATATCTTGGTAAATCTCCCGATTTCGGTTGGTCTTATGCTTTTATAGCTTCAGGGACTGTAATGATTGTAGGATTGATTACCTTTTTACTAACGAAAAAATTCATTAAACCAATCGGTAATAAGCCCGGAACAAATGAAAATCTTCATGTTGTGGACATCAACGACACTTTACAAAAAGTGGAAATAGATACACCTGTAAAAAACTCCAATCCCGCATGGAAAGAATATGCTGTGTATGCAGGTGGTATTATCGCTATTCCTATTATTTTATTGCTGATAAAAAATGCGAGCTTCACTTCCGTTTTTATGTATTCGCTTGCAATAGTCGCGGTACTTTATTTTTTGTTTGAAGTATTTCGCCAGAAAGAAGAAGGTGCAAAATCAAAGCTGTTTGCAGCATTCATTTTTATCTTTTTCTATTTCGTGTTTGAAACATTTTTTGAGCAAGCCGGCGGTTCACTCGCCATTTTCGCAGAGAAAAATCTGTCGCACAAATTACTCGGCTTTATCACGCTCGACCCGAATATGGTTAATAATTCAGCCAACTCATTCTTCATTATTTTTCTTGGCTTGGTAGCCGGCATGGTGTGGCTTTGGATGTCGAAAAGAAAAGCCGAACCTAATACGATTAACAAATTCGGTATCAGCTTTTTGTTTATGGCAGCATCTTATTTTTTCTTTTTCTATTTAAGATATACAGCCAATGCGCAGGGCACGGAAGCATCGCTCGGCATATTTACATTTGCTTACCTGCTTATTTCCATTGCAGAGATTTGTTTATCGCCGATTGGAATGTCCATCGTTACCAAGCTTTCTCCTAAAAAATTACAAGGCGTGATGATTGGTATGTGGTTTCTGGCAAGCGCTTATGGTCAATACGGCGCGGGATTGTTAGGAGCAGCTATGTCTTCCGGCGGAAGCACAACCACCAATTACGACCGTTTACTAAGCTATACAGATGGTTACAAACAAATGGCATACATTTGCGTTGCCGCAGGCATATTGTTAATCGTGTGTGCGCCGCTGATAAAAAAGCTGATGCGCGGTGTAAGATAA
- the katG gene encoding catalase/peroxidase HPI, with translation MEANSGDISKCPFHNGTLKKENISTAGTQNKDWWPKQLTLDILRQHSSLTDPYGEEYNYAEEFKKLDYDALKQDLTDLMTDSQDWWPADFGHYGGFMIRMAWHSAGTYRVQDGRGGGGRGQQRFAPLNSWPDNVSLDKARRLLLPIKLKYGKKISWADLIILAGNVALESMGFKTSGFGGGRTDVWEADKDVYWGDEKAWVAQHRNPETLENPLAATEMGLIYVNPEGPDRNHDPLSAAVAIRKTFGNMGMNDEETVALIAGGHTFGKTHGAADPNKYVEAEPEAAPIEQQGFGWKNSYGTGTGSEAITSGIEVTWTTTPVQWSHDFFKHLFEFEWELSQSPAGAYQWVAKQAGEIVPDAFDSSKKHFPTMLTTDLSLKFDPVYEKISRRFYEHPDEFADAFARAWFKLIHRDMGPKSRYLGPEVPAEDFIWQDPIPAVDFKLIDEKDIADLKAKVLSSGLSVSELVTTAWASASTFRGGDKRGGANGARIRLAPQKDWAVNNPAQLSKVLSALESIQKEFNDAQTDGKKVSLADLIVLAGNAGVEKAAKDAGVEISVPFAAGRNDATQEQTDVESFAYLEPFADGFRNYLKAKSTVSTEALLIDKAQLLTLSAPEMTVLVGGLRVLGANYDDSKNGVFTDKVGTLSNDFFVNLLDMNTVWKATDDSKELFEGSDRKTGAPKWTATRADLVFGSHSELRALVEVYASSDAKEKFVKDFVAAWTKVMNLDRFDLA, from the coding sequence ATGGAAGCAAATTCAGGAGACATCAGCAAGTGCCCGTTTCACAATGGTACGCTTAAAAAAGAAAACATCAGCACTGCAGGAACACAAAACAAAGATTGGTGGCCCAAGCAGCTTACGCTGGACATTTTGCGGCAACATTCGTCTTTGACCGACCCTTACGGCGAAGAATATAATTATGCAGAAGAATTTAAAAAGCTCGATTACGATGCTTTGAAACAAGACCTCACCGATTTAATGACCGATTCACAAGATTGGTGGCCCGCAGATTTCGGGCATTACGGCGGGTTTATGATTCGTATGGCCTGGCACAGTGCAGGCACTTATCGTGTGCAGGACGGTCGCGGCGGCGGCGGTCGTGGGCAGCAACGCTTTGCGCCGTTAAACAGCTGGCCCGACAATGTAAGTTTGGATAAAGCACGTCGTTTATTATTGCCTATTAAATTAAAATACGGTAAAAAAATTTCCTGGGCAGATTTAATCATTCTCGCAGGCAATGTTGCCCTCGAATCAATGGGTTTCAAAACCTCCGGTTTTGGCGGCGGTCGTACCGATGTTTGGGAAGCAGATAAAGATGTTTATTGGGGTGATGAAAAAGCTTGGGTAGCACAACACAGAAATCCTGAAACACTTGAAAATCCGCTCGCAGCTACGGAAATGGGATTGATTTATGTAAATCCCGAAGGTCCCGACCGCAATCACGACCCGTTGTCGGCGGCAGTCGCCATTCGCAAGACCTTTGGAAATATGGGCATGAATGACGAAGAAACCGTTGCGTTGATTGCCGGCGGGCATACTTTCGGAAAAACGCACGGCGCAGCCGACCCCAACAAATATGTAGAAGCGGAACCCGAAGCTGCTCCAATAGAACAACAAGGTTTTGGTTGGAAAAACAGTTATGGAACAGGCACAGGCTCCGAAGCTATTACAAGCGGCATCGAAGTTACCTGGACAACCACGCCTGTTCAATGGAGCCACGATTTCTTTAAACATTTATTTGAATTTGAGTGGGAACTTTCCCAAAGCCCAGCGGGCGCTTACCAGTGGGTGGCAAAACAAGCAGGCGAAATTGTTCCTGACGCGTTTGACAGCTCTAAAAAGCATTTCCCTACCATGCTCACGACCGACCTTTCCCTGAAATTCGACCCGGTTTACGAAAAAATATCCCGCCGTTTTTATGAACATCCCGATGAATTTGCCGATGCGTTTGCTCGCGCCTGGTTTAAATTGATACATCGCGATATGGGACCAAAATCCCGCTATCTCGGACCGGAAGTTCCGGCAGAAGATTTTATTTGGCAAGACCCTATTCCGGCGGTTGATTTTAAATTGATTGATGAAAAAGATATTGCCGATTTAAAAGCGAAAGTTTTAAGTTCAGGCTTGTCGGTTTCTGAATTGGTAACAACGGCTTGGGCTTCCGCATCTACTTTCCGCGGCGGCGATAAACGCGGTGGTGCAAATGGTGCGCGCATTCGTCTTGCTCCGCAAAAAGACTGGGCAGTGAACAATCCTGCACAACTTTCAAAAGTATTGAGCGCATTGGAATCTATCCAAAAAGAATTTAACGATGCACAAACAGACGGCAAAAAAGTTTCCCTGGCAGACTTGATTGTATTAGCCGGAAATGCAGGCGTGGAAAAGGCTGCAAAAGATGCGGGCGTAGAAATTTCCGTTCCTTTTGCCGCAGGAAGAAACGATGCAACACAAGAGCAAACCGACGTAGAGTCGTTCGCTTATCTTGAACCGTTTGCAGATGGTTTCCGCAATTACCTGAAAGCAAAATCTACCGTTTCTACCGAAGCATTATTGATAGATAAAGCGCAATTACTCACACTTTCCGCACCGGAAATGACTGTGTTGGTGGGCGGATTACGCGTGTTGGGCGCGAATTATGACGATTCTAAAAACGGTGTTTTCACGGACAAAGTAGGAACGCTGAGCAACGATTTCTTTGTGAATTTGTTGGACATGAACACAGTATGGAAAGCGACCGACGATTCCAAAGAATTGTTCGAAGGAAGCGATCGCAAAACAGGAGCGCCAAAATGGACGGCAACACGCGCCGATTTGGTTTTTGGTTCTCACTCTGAATTAAGAGCCTTAGTCGAAGTTTATGCAAGCAGCGATGCTAAAGAAAAGTTTGTAAAAGACTTTGTTGCTGCCTGGACTAAAGTGATGAATTTGGACAGGTTTGATTTGGCTTAG
- a CDS encoding fatty acid desaturase — protein MNCKQQFSWSDECEPHKLRTKKILSQHPEIRELIGRNPYTFLIILLCVALQSTIAYFLRDSYWWLVFVLAYFVGAFADHTLFVCIHESSHNLIFKKRGLNTVAGFIANLPLIFASYSSFKKYHLKHHAFQGIEALDADMPSYWEAKLVGNSTIKKALWLLFYPIAQASRLTRMNKEVKLFDKEMLLNWLLQIIYVGAVYYFCGWKGIVFQLGSFFFSVGLHPLGARWVQEHFLTDGEQETKSYYGPLNVVNLNVGFHNEHHDFPSVPWHNLPKIKKIANEHYDCLASHTSYTKLLFKFLFCRELSVFSRMARSNKGKSVTKVAAAIEVSA, from the coding sequence ATGAACTGTAAACAACAATTCAGTTGGTCGGACGAGTGCGAGCCGCATAAATTGCGCACAAAAAAAATTCTTAGTCAGCATCCCGAAATCAGGGAGCTAATCGGACGAAATCCTTATACATTTTTAATCATTCTGCTTTGCGTTGCCTTGCAAAGTACTATTGCTTATTTTTTGCGCGACAGCTATTGGTGGCTCGTTTTTGTACTCGCGTATTTTGTAGGTGCGTTTGCCGATCACACGCTGTTCGTATGTATTCACGAATCATCACACAATCTTATTTTTAAGAAGAGAGGATTGAATACTGTTGCAGGTTTTATTGCAAATCTTCCATTGATATTTGCAAGTTATTCTTCGTTTAAAAAATATCATTTAAAGCACCACGCATTTCAGGGAATTGAAGCGCTGGATGCCGATATGCCGAGCTATTGGGAAGCAAAGCTGGTGGGAAATTCTACTATTAAAAAAGCGTTGTGGTTGCTGTTTTATCCGATTGCGCAGGCGAGCCGTTTGACGAGAATGAACAAAGAAGTAAAGTTGTTTGACAAAGAGATGTTGTTGAACTGGCTTCTGCAAATTATATATGTCGGAGCCGTTTATTATTTCTGCGGATGGAAAGGAATTGTATTTCAGTTGGGAAGCTTCTTTTTCTCGGTTGGCTTGCATCCATTGGGTGCACGTTGGGTACAGGAACATTTTTTGACCGACGGCGAGCAGGAAACAAAAAGCTATTATGGTCCTTTGAATGTGGTAAATCTGAACGTAGGTTTTCACAATGAGCATCACGATTTTCCATCTGTTCCATGGCACAATTTGCCCAAGATAAAAAAGATTGCGAATGAGCATTATGACTGTTTGGCTTCGCACACATCATATACGAAATTGCTATTCAAATTTTTGTTTTGTCGCGAACTGTCTGTGTTTTCACGTATGGCAAGAAGCAACAAAGGTAAAAGTGTAACAAAAGTAGCCGCTGCAATTGAAGTATCGGCGTAA
- a CDS encoding RidA family protein, with product MSKQIIITENAPAPVGPYNQAIKAGNFLFVSGQIAIDPATNQLFSGSLEDETRLVFKNLKGVLDAAGYDFKDVVKATVFLSDMGLFAKVNEIYAEYFTENPPARECVAVKTLPKNVNVEISVIAYAE from the coding sequence ATGTCAAAGCAAATTATTATTACAGAAAACGCACCGGCGCCTGTCGGTCCGTATAATCAGGCAATTAAGGCAGGAAATTTTCTCTTCGTAAGCGGGCAAATAGCCATCGATCCCGCAACAAATCAGTTGTTTTCAGGAAGTCTGGAAGATGAAACTCGTTTAGTCTTTAAAAACTTAAAAGGCGTTTTAGATGCTGCCGGGTACGATTTTAAAGATGTAGTCAAAGCGACCGTATTTCTGAGCGATATGGGTTTATTTGCAAAAGTAAATGAAATATATGCAGAATATTTTACGGAAAATCCGCCGGCAAGGGAATGCGTTGCCGTGAAAACTTTGCCCAAAAACGTGAATGTAGAAATAAGCGTAATTGCTTATGCTGAATAA
- a CDS encoding murein L,D-transpeptidase catalytic domain family protein, with the protein MSVSLCSFVSPKSGLNSVFLPVDKSFPSLLPNKPVGQTKAYMYVDSIYTKTRLETYGLKREVFYNAFKGYEYLLSKGMLDKTNLLTIIDYSQSSTQKRLYVIDLASGRVLYNTYVSHGQRSGKEFATSFSNVDESHKSSLGFIVTGSPYRGGSGYSLHLKGVEPGINDHIYRRNIVMHGSHYVNEKRADESELGRSFGCPAVPYGQQYDIINTIKNGSCVFIWAPDNHYQMASKILNAAFEWPALKGGKAQQFPDLLPPALNNTTENNKLPVQPSTNNKG; encoded by the coding sequence ATGAGTGTAAGTTTATGTTCATTTGTATCGCCAAAATCCGGGTTAAACAGTGTTTTTCTCCCTGTTGATAAAAGTTTTCCGTCTTTATTGCCAAATAAGCCTGTCGGGCAAACTAAGGCGTATATGTATGTCGATTCGATTTATACAAAAACAAGATTGGAAACCTATGGTTTAAAGCGCGAGGTATTTTACAATGCATTCAAAGGTTATGAATATTTATTGAGCAAAGGGATGCTGGACAAAACCAATTTATTGACGATTATTGATTACAGTCAAAGCAGCACCCAAAAGCGTTTGTATGTAATTGATTTGGCGAGTGGTCGTGTATTATATAATACTTATGTTTCGCATGGTCAGCGCTCGGGCAAAGAGTTCGCAACGAGTTTTTCCAATGTTGATGAGTCGCACAAAAGTTCTTTGGGATTCATTGTTACAGGAAGTCCGTATCGTGGCGGTTCGGGTTACAGTCTGCATTTAAAAGGTGTAGAACCCGGCATTAATGACCATATTTATCGTCGCAATATTGTAATGCACGGCAGTCATTATGTAAATGAAAAACGTGCAGATGAAAGTGAGCTTGGCAGAAGCTTTGGCTGTCCTGCAGTTCCTTACGGACAACAATATGATATCATCAATACTATTAAAAACGGAAGTTGTGTGTTCATTTGGGCGCCGGACAATCACTATCAAATGGCATCCAAAATTTTGAATGCAGCATTTGAATGGCCCGCATTGAAAGGCGGTAAGGCACAGCAGTTTCCCGATTTATTACCGCCGGCATTGAATAACACAACTGAAAACAATAAACTACCCGTTCAACCATCTACAAACAATAAAGGGTAA